A window from Candidatus Methylomirabilota bacterium encodes these proteins:
- a CDS encoding DUF2283 domain-containing protein, translating into MGRKEMKGISLNYDTENDVLYLYFEKVQEAVSREIADGVFVRLDPNTDQVVGVTILDLQKKSLEDRGIKFIPIDKTFLEART; encoded by the coding sequence ATGGGCAGGAAAGAAATGAAGGGCATCTCATTGAACTACGATACTGAAAATGATGTGCTCTACCTGTATTTTGAGAAAGTACAGGAAGCCGTGTCTCGTGAGATCGCCGACGGAGTCTTTGTCAGACTAGACCCAAATACAGACCAGGTGGTTGGCGTAACAATCTTGGATCTACAAAAAAAGTCGTTGGAAGATCGCGGGATAAAGTTTATTCCAATCGACAAGACATTTCTGGAAGCCCGCACCTAA
- a CDS encoding prepilin peptidase — MSVPLGLVVGSFLNVCIWRIPRDEGLAFPGSHCPQCNGPISWYDNIPLVSFVWLAGRCRRCKAPIHWRYPLVEGLTAGLYLMTVLHFGFTIRTAFLLLFLSVLVVITFIDLDHGIIPHILSLPVIPIGLLASILTYDPPPLQAVTGAFVGAGLVYLVAVYAEVAFQRESMGGGDVNLLSMIGAFLGWRLMLVSFGVAVISGACLSLGLIAARVLSRKDRIPFGPFLALGAVVALFIGNELIDWYLSLFR; from the coding sequence TTGAGCGTCCCGCTGGGGCTCGTGGTCGGCAGTTTCCTGAATGTCTGCATATGGCGTATCCCGCGCGACGAAGGTCTCGCCTTTCCTGGATCGCATTGCCCTCAGTGCAATGGACCGATAAGTTGGTACGATAATATCCCGCTTGTCAGCTTCGTGTGGCTTGCGGGCCGATGCCGTCGGTGCAAGGCTCCGATTCACTGGCGGTATCCGCTTGTAGAAGGGTTGACCGCCGGCCTTTACCTTATGACGGTACTACACTTCGGCTTCACTATCCGAACAGCATTTCTCCTCCTTTTCCTCTCGGTGCTGGTGGTGATCACATTTATCGATCTGGACCATGGAATCATTCCTCATATCCTCAGTCTTCCCGTCATACCGATTGGCCTCCTCGCCAGTATCCTGACCTACGATCCGCCGCCGCTTCAAGCCGTAACGGGAGCGTTTGTTGGCGCCGGACTGGTGTACCTGGTTGCGGTATATGCAGAGGTAGCCTTTCAGCGGGAGAGCATGGGCGGCGGCGATGTGAACCTGCTCAGCATGATTGGCGCCTTCCTTGGTTGGCGTCTCATGCTCGTCTCTTTTGGCGTCGCGGTTATCTCCGGCGCCTGTCTATCGCTGGGACTGATTGCAGCCCGCGTGCTGTCGCGGAAAGACCGGATCCCGTTCGGGCCGTTCTTGGCACTCGGCGCGGTTGTCGCCCTGTTTATTGGTAATGAGTTGATCGACTGGTACCTGAGCCTCTTCAGGTGA
- a CDS encoding glycosyltransferase family 2 protein produces the protein MTYGGNPTFTVRVFERILDILPILTTLLLLSIYPLLRYLPGDPFWAEVFRFAVITVWIGYLIINQVRAHKTRQELLANMETDWRSRLETSGHSLSHYAILMPLKRENNRRVLFQTMRSIERQRYPLERITLIPIVEAEDQETLHTLGDLLPTFEKSFRIRLFTYPTEGIVNRCKATSISAAGRDLARRIDDGALRDEDLKIVIIDADTILHPQDLAFREHSRRQEAERAMASGDRGVVLQSLTTYTSNYWKVPMLPRLHNSGFVLYQLGKMQTAGDYLVLGPGTSLPFRDFRAVDYFEPNRHNEDMQFRYKVVMEGFRVAPVKMPTWGQAPLTTRESWGQIARWARGAVDVKFVVNYARRFDDIRVPLLKRKLFLALRALFANSMPPLMVFLPAQLILISWISPCVRELWPFQVFLSPDVLTLRIGSKGLCVSPLAAFNLRFQTIVLTASMFLGMVLVPHTLKPIIYQRPPLRWRQSRKLFEWSRLTFTPVNLHNYFLMATAQLYMQARLALGISITHTETTRK, from the coding sequence ATGACGTACGGCGGTAACCCCACTTTTACAGTCCGGGTATTCGAGCGGATCCTGGATATCCTTCCGATTCTCACGACCCTGCTGCTCCTCTCGATCTACCCGCTCCTCCGATACCTGCCCGGCGATCCGTTTTGGGCCGAGGTATTTCGATTCGCCGTCATCACAGTCTGGATCGGCTACCTGATCATCAATCAGGTCCGCGCTCATAAGACGCGACAGGAGCTGCTGGCCAACATGGAGACCGACTGGCGCAGCAGGCTTGAGACCTCCGGGCACTCCTTGAGTCATTATGCGATCCTCATGCCTCTGAAGCGGGAGAACAACCGCCGTGTGCTGTTTCAGACGATGCGTTCGATTGAGAGGCAGCGCTACCCGCTCGAGCGGATCACGCTGATTCCTATCGTGGAGGCGGAAGATCAAGAGACGCTTCACACGCTGGGCGATCTCCTTCCGACGTTCGAGAAGTCCTTCAGGATTCGGCTCTTCACCTATCCCACCGAGGGGATCGTGAACAGATGTAAGGCGACATCGATCAGCGCTGCCGGCCGTGATCTCGCGCGCCGGATCGATGATGGCGCGCTCCGGGATGAGGACCTGAAGATTGTGATTATCGATGCCGACACGATTCTGCATCCACAGGACCTTGCCTTCCGGGAGCATAGCCGTCGGCAGGAAGCGGAACGCGCGATGGCCAGTGGGGACCGAGGGGTCGTCCTGCAGTCACTGACCACCTACACCTCAAACTACTGGAAGGTGCCGATGCTGCCTCGTCTGCACAACTCCGGGTTTGTCTTGTATCAGTTGGGAAAGATGCAGACTGCCGGCGACTATCTGGTCCTTGGTCCCGGGACGAGCCTCCCCTTCCGTGATTTCCGCGCGGTGGACTACTTTGAGCCGAATCGTCATAACGAGGATATGCAGTTTCGGTACAAGGTGGTAATGGAAGGGTTTCGCGTGGCCCCTGTCAAGATGCCAACCTGGGGACAGGCGCCGCTCACCACCAGGGAGTCGTGGGGTCAGATCGCTCGTTGGGCGCGCGGCGCGGTCGACGTCAAATTCGTAGTCAATTACGCGCGAAGATTTGACGATATACGGGTGCCGCTGCTGAAACGGAAGTTGTTCCTGGCGCTTCGGGCGCTGTTTGCCAACTCGATGCCGCCCCTCATGGTCTTTTTACCGGCGCAACTGATCCTGATCTCCTGGATCAGTCCCTGCGTCAGGGAGCTGTGGCCGTTTCAGGTATTCCTCTCGCCTGATGTCCTCACCTTACGGATCGGGAGTAAGGGTCTGTGTGTGAGTCCACTTGCCGCCTTTAATCTCCGATTCCAGACGATTGTGCTGACCGCTTCGATGTTCTTAGGCATGGTGTTAGTCCCCCACACGCTGAAGCCGATTATTTATCAGCGGCCACCTCTCCGTTGGCGGCAGTCCAGAAAACTCTTTGAGTGGTCTCGCCTCACCTTCACGCCGGTTAACCTGCATAACTATTTCCTGATGGCCACGGCACAGCTTTACATGCAGGCTCGCCTCGCACTAGGCATCTCCATTACGCACACGGAGACTACCAGGAAGTGA
- a CDS encoding glycosyltransferase yields MRFAKSPAPRTPLTIGFFTCNASPLLNGLAVSIEQFALHLRRLGHRIFIFAPRYPGCPEVEPDTYRFPSLRVPTHHRYALPIPAAAVELHRLIPRLGLQVIHAHHPFLVGPYAHRLARRLRVPCVFTYHTLYEHYAHYVPVISPLVARVAEARSYAFANRADLIIAPTSGVQERLRSRGVITRMEVIPTGIEPPDPPEESRPRIRRRLSVPNDGPVLLYVGRLAREKNLGLLLRAVHAAARVVPHLTLLLVGEGDEERSLQRLAAHLEIADRVRFVGLVPHQAVGDWYRAADLFVFPSVSETQGLVVLEAMAHGLPVLAVRSVGTSDFITDGVNGALADGAEDDFIQRLLSLLRDGSNLTRYAEQGRVGAMQITAEASVVRLLEAYERLLAQDVSLNSVVSHNYRSC; encoded by the coding sequence GTGCGATTTGCGAAGTCCCCCGCACCCCGCACGCCATTGACCATCGGTTTTTTTACCTGCAACGCCTCCCCGCTGCTCAACGGCCTCGCTGTCTCCATTGAACAATTTGCACTTCACTTGCGTCGCCTCGGCCACCGGATCTTCATTTTTGCGCCGCGTTACCCGGGCTGCCCGGAGGTAGAGCCGGACACCTACCGGTTCCCATCGCTGCGTGTTCCCACGCATCACCGCTATGCCTTGCCGATTCCAGCCGCCGCCGTAGAACTCCATCGTCTGATTCCGCGCCTCGGTCTTCAGGTCATCCATGCTCACCACCCGTTCCTTGTCGGGCCTTACGCTCACCGCCTGGCTCGCCGGCTGCGAGTCCCGTGTGTGTTCACCTATCATACGCTGTATGAGCATTATGCCCATTACGTGCCGGTGATCTCGCCTCTGGTCGCCCGGGTCGCGGAGGCCAGGAGCTATGCCTTCGCCAACCGGGCTGATCTGATTATCGCGCCGACGTCAGGGGTGCAGGAGCGGCTGCGGAGCCGTGGGGTCATCACCCGCATGGAAGTAATCCCCACAGGGATCGAGCCGCCGGACCCACCGGAGGAATCGAGGCCCCGGATTCGCCGTCGTCTGAGTGTACCGAACGACGGGCCGGTCCTTCTGTACGTAGGGAGGCTGGCCAGAGAGAAGAATCTCGGATTGCTCTTGCGGGCAGTCCATGCCGCGGCCCGGGTTGTGCCTCACCTCACGCTGCTGCTGGTCGGGGAGGGAGACGAGGAGCGCTCTCTACAGCGGCTGGCCGCCCATCTGGAAATTGCTGACCGGGTCCGCTTCGTAGGCTTGGTTCCGCATCAGGCTGTGGGCGACTGGTATCGAGCTGCGGACCTCTTCGTTTTCCCGTCGGTTTCGGAGACCCAAGGCCTGGTGGTGCTCGAGGCAATGGCGCACGGGCTCCCTGTCTTGGCCGTCCGGTCAGTTGGTACCTCGGATTTTATCACAGATGGGGTAAACGGGGCCTTGGCCGATGGTGCCGAGGACGATTTCATCCAGCGTTTGCTCTCACTGCTCCGCGATGGATCGAATCTCACTCGCTATGCCGAACAGGGCAGGGTGGGGGCGATGCAGATAACGGCGGAAGCCTCGGTTGTTCGGCTCCTTGAGGCCTACGAGCGACTGTTGGCACAGGACGTATCCTTGAATAGTGTAGTGTCTCACAATTACCGTTCGTGCTGA
- the xerD gene encoding site-specific tyrosine recombinase XerD has protein sequence MEQLIEDYLRFLTVERGLAENSLAAYGRDLHRIAGYLKQAGVGSFQEVSRGQVARLLLTLREEGLAPRTVARHTSSLRGLYRYLLAQGHAKEDPTAHLESSSPWVRLPGVLSQEEVTRLLAAPPTSNHLGLRDKAMLELLYAAGLRVSEMVTLRLSDVDLEVGYVHCQGKGGKDRVVPLGRDAQTAVRRYLATSRSHLQRGRSSSTLFLNRWGWPLTRQGFWKLLRAYATAAGIDRRVTPHTLRHSFATHLLERGADLRAVQVMLGHVDISTTQIYTHVSRAHLKTVYNRYHPRA, from the coding sequence ATGGAGCAGTTGATCGAGGACTACTTGAGGTTCCTGACGGTCGAGCGGGGGCTGGCAGAGAACAGCTTGGCGGCGTATGGACGGGATCTCCACCGGATAGCCGGCTACTTGAAGCAGGCCGGGGTCGGCTCATTTCAGGAGGTCAGCCGCGGGCAGGTCGCACGTCTACTCTTGACGCTCCGAGAGGAGGGGCTGGCGCCCCGCACCGTCGCGCGTCATACCTCATCGCTACGAGGTCTGTACCGGTACCTGCTGGCGCAGGGTCATGCGAAAGAGGATCCGACCGCGCACCTGGAGTCGTCGAGCCCGTGGGTCCGTCTACCTGGGGTGCTGAGCCAGGAAGAGGTCACGCGGCTGCTGGCGGCGCCGCCTACCAGCAATCATCTGGGTCTTCGTGACAAAGCGATGCTGGAACTGCTGTACGCGGCCGGCCTGCGAGTGTCGGAGATGGTGACCCTCCGGTTGTCCGATGTGGACCTGGAGGTAGGCTATGTGCATTGTCAGGGCAAGGGAGGGAAAGACCGCGTGGTGCCGTTGGGGCGCGATGCCCAGACCGCAGTTCGCCGGTATCTCGCGACCTCAAGGTCGCACCTTCAAAGAGGACGATCAAGTTCTACGCTGTTCTTAAACCGCTGGGGGTGGCCGTTGACGCGTCAAGGTTTCTGGAAGCTCCTCCGCGCGTATGCGACAGCGGCGGGAATCGACCGGCGAGTGACCCCTCATACGCTTCGCCATTCTTTTGCCACGCACCTCCTCGAGCGCGGCGCCGACCTTCGGGCGGTCCAGGTGATGTTGGGCCATGTCGATATCTCCACGACGCAGATCTACACACACGTCTCCCGGGCACACCTGAAGACGGTCTACAACCGATACCATCCAAGGGCGTAG
- a CDS encoding CCA tRNA nucleotidyltransferase: MTVLTHVRQLPRFRELDPLSRSTLEAARKAAAPSPIYAVGGYVRDLLLNGRNVDIDLVVEGDAIAIARRLAHSLEAVVTPHPRFGTAHLRLPGGRRLDLATARSERYPHAAALPEVQPAPLLADLLRRDFSINAMAARIDRHRFGPLIDPLGGLRDLDHGRIRALHEQSFIDDPTRLFRTARFEGRYRFMIARSTLRLMKAAVKGGAVGHLAGPRIFRELYLIAQEPSAPRIIWRLRDLGVLTAIHPRLALPGAAFGLLERVRQVLSQDSSMPFPEGTAEGETLLLGMLYFLHPKTVVALLKRLTPPHRIAEKLTADHKACRNAAQKLTRAVDLRQSRMARLLDPLSPEARAVLLAVLTNGSARDAVSRYLTTSWHVVPLLKGEDLRRLGLKPGPIYRQTLAALRAAKLDGRLHTKEDETLFILQRFLGARLRH; encoded by the coding sequence ATGACCGTGTTAACGCATGTGAGGCAGCTTCCTCGGTTCCGGGAACTCGATCCGCTCAGCCGTAGTACACTTGAGGCGGCGCGCAAGGCCGCCGCCCCTTCGCCGATCTATGCTGTCGGCGGCTATGTGCGGGACCTGCTCCTCAACGGGCGAAATGTCGATATCGATCTGGTAGTTGAGGGCGATGCCATTGCTATAGCCAGACGTCTGGCGCATTCCCTCGAGGCGGTGGTGACGCCGCACCCCAGGTTCGGAACCGCCCATCTGCGGCTCCCTGGAGGCAGAAGGCTTGATCTCGCCACCGCCAGGTCGGAACGCTACCCGCACGCTGCCGCGCTGCCGGAGGTTCAACCGGCCCCACTCCTTGCCGATCTGCTTCGACGCGATTTCAGCATCAATGCCATGGCTGCCCGTATCGATCGTCATCGGTTCGGGCCGCTGATCGATCCGCTGGGAGGACTCCGGGACCTGGATCACGGTCGGATCAGAGCCTTGCACGAACAGAGCTTCATCGACGATCCCACCCGGCTCTTCAGGACAGCCCGGTTTGAGGGCCGATATCGGTTTATGATTGCTCGAAGTACGTTGCGGCTGATGAAGGCCGCAGTGAAGGGGGGCGCGGTCGGGCATCTTGCCGGTCCGAGAATCTTCAGAGAGCTCTACCTGATCGCGCAGGAACCATCGGCCCCCCGGATTATCTGGCGGCTCAGAGATCTGGGCGTATTGACGGCTATTCATCCGAGGCTGGCCCTCCCGGGAGCCGCCTTCGGTCTGCTCGAGCGTGTGCGGCAGGTGCTCTCTCAGGATTCATCGATGCCGTTTCCGGAGGGAACAGCGGAAGGTGAGACGCTTCTCCTCGGAATGCTCTATTTTCTGCATCCGAAGACGGTTGTCGCCCTCCTCAAGAGGCTTACCCCACCCCACCGGATAGCCGAAAAGCTTACGGCCGATCACAAGGCATGTCGAAACGCTGCGCAGAAGCTTACACGTGCCGTCGATCTTCGCCAAAGCCGAATGGCCAGGCTGCTGGATCCCCTTTCGCCGGAGGCCAGGGCCGTACTGCTGGCTGTACTTACCAACGGATCGGCGCGGGACGCGGTATCCCGATACCTCACGACGTCATGGCATGTCGTACCATTGCTGAAAGGCGAAGACCTGCGCCGGTTGGGACTGAAGCCAGGCCCCATTTACCGGCAGACCTTGGCCGCCTTGCGCGCAGCCAAGCTGGACGGGCGTCTCCACACCAAGGAGGATGAGACGTTGTTTATCCTTCAGCGCTTTCTCGGCGCGCGCCTTCGGCATTGA
- a CDS encoding site-2 protease family protein has protein sequence MSDLAQFMLNLSVRLPAILAALTFHEYAHGWVADKRGDPTARLMGRLTFNPIAHLDPVGTLALILTPVGWAKPVPVNFDNLRHPRRDMVLVAAAGPGANLILASVCAWLLRLFDGTEGISESAWWLTPVHLMLYKSVLINVALAIFNLIPLLPLDGGRVLAGLLPPRQAASYGRLERYGFVILLVLMFSGAVERLIWPPIALVAGLLLGA, from the coding sequence ATGTCTGATCTGGCGCAATTTATGCTGAATCTGAGCGTGAGGCTGCCGGCCATCCTGGCAGCCTTGACGTTTCACGAGTATGCCCACGGGTGGGTTGCCGACAAGCGGGGCGATCCGACCGCGCGGTTGATGGGTCGCCTCACCTTTAACCCCATCGCCCACCTCGATCCGGTCGGAACCCTGGCCCTGATCTTGACACCGGTCGGCTGGGCCAAGCCGGTGCCGGTGAATTTCGACAATCTCCGTCATCCGCGACGCGATATGGTCTTGGTGGCGGCAGCCGGACCGGGCGCGAACCTCATCCTCGCCTCCGTATGTGCCTGGTTGCTTCGGCTGTTCGACGGGACTGAGGGGATAAGTGAGTCCGCGTGGTGGCTGACGCCGGTCCATCTCATGTTGTACAAGAGCGTGCTGATCAACGTGGCCCTGGCCATCTTCAACCTGATTCCCTTGTTGCCGCTCGATGGCGGCCGCGTCTTGGCCGGCCTCTTGCCGCCCCGACAGGCTGCCTCGTATGGCAGGCTGGAGCGGTACGGCTTTGTGATTCTGCTGGTCCTGATGTTCAGCGGGGCGGTCGAACGGCTGATCTGGCCGCCCATCGCGCTTGTTGCCGGTCTGTTGCTCGGCGCGTAG
- the trpS gene encoding tryptophan--tRNA ligase: protein MTKGRVLSGMRPTGRLHLGHLFGALDNWRRLQEAYECFFFVADWHALTTEYAETKGIRDNIREMVLDMLAAGIDPSKATLFLQSRLHEHAELYLLLSMITPVPWLERNPTYKEQQQELTTKDLSTHGFLGYPVLMASDILIYKANHVPVGVDQVPHLELAREIARRFNTLYGEVLIEPQPLLTEFAKVPGTDGRKMSKSYGNAIYLADPPEQVTAKIKPMVTDPARVRRRDPGNPDVCPVFDLHRIFTPKVARDTAIDPGCRTAGIGCLDCKGMLLEHMLPALRPIYERRQELAARPEIVQEVLEDGYARAKKVAGETLSEIKTAMHM from the coding sequence ATGACAAAGGGTCGTGTCTTGAGTGGGATGAGGCCGACTGGACGGCTGCATCTCGGCCACCTGTTCGGCGCTCTGGACAACTGGCGCCGGCTGCAGGAAGCGTATGAGTGCTTCTTCTTCGTGGCCGACTGGCATGCGCTCACGACTGAATACGCCGAGACAAAGGGTATTCGGGACAATATCCGCGAGATGGTCCTGGATATGTTGGCAGCCGGGATCGATCCCTCGAAGGCGACCCTCTTTCTGCAGTCGAGGCTCCATGAACATGCGGAGCTGTACCTGTTGCTGTCGATGATTACGCCGGTCCCCTGGCTGGAGCGGAATCCGACGTACAAGGAGCAACAGCAGGAACTGACCACCAAAGACCTCAGTACCCATGGGTTTCTGGGCTACCCGGTCCTGATGGCCTCAGACATCCTGATCTACAAAGCCAATCATGTGCCGGTCGGCGTTGACCAGGTACCGCATCTGGAATTGGCGAGGGAGATCGCGCGCCGGTTCAATACGCTGTACGGCGAGGTTCTCATCGAGCCGCAACCCCTTCTGACTGAGTTTGCAAAGGTCCCCGGCACCGATGGCCGTAAGATGAGCAAAAGTTACGGCAACGCCATCTATCTGGCCGATCCGCCCGAACAGGTGACTGCAAAGATCAAGCCGATGGTTACGGATCCTGCCAGAGTACGCCGCCGCGATCCAGGTAATCCGGACGTCTGCCCGGTCTTTGACCTGCACAGAATCTTTACACCCAAAGTAGCGCGGGACACCGCCATCGATCCAGGCTGTCGAACAGCGGGGATTGGCTGTTTGGACTGCAAGGGGATGCTGTTGGAGCATATGCTCCCCGCGCTACGGCCTATCTACGAGCGACGCCAGGAGTTGGCGGCTCGCCCGGAGATCGTCCAGGAGGTCTTGGAGGACGGATATGCCAGGGCCAAGAAGGTTGCGGGAGAGACCCTGTCGGAGATCAAGACCGCGATGCATATGTAG
- the guaB gene encoding IMP dehydrogenase, protein MVDRSIPEGLTFDDVLLIPAKSEVLPRDVDVRTHLTRRLTINIPVVSAAMDTVTEARMAIALAREGGIGMIHRALPPDRQALEVDKVKKSESGMIVDPITISPDQKLSDALELMQHYRISGVPVTQNGKLVGILTNRDIRFETKLDLKIAQVMTKDRLITAPVGTGLEEAKEILHRNRIEKLLVVDDAFNLRGLITIKDIEKTIKYPNACKDELGRLRVGAAVGVSEETPDRVDALVKAGVDVLVVDTAHGHSSGVIETVAMIKRRYPDAEVIAGNIATAEGAEELIRAGADGLKVGIGPGSICTTRMVAGAGVPQITAIADCAKIADRHGVPIIADGGIKFSGDMTKAIAAGAHAVMLGSLLAGTEESPGETIIFQGRTYKVYRGMGSLGAMQRGGRDRYGQEAETEEHKLVPEGIEGRVPYKGTLAGSMYQLVGGLRSGMGYCGCYTVEELRQKGRFIRITSAGLRESHVHDVIITKEAPNYRLD, encoded by the coding sequence ATGGTTGATCGCTCGATTCCTGAAGGGCTGACGTTTGACGACGTGCTCCTGATCCCCGCCAAGTCCGAGGTCCTCCCACGGGATGTCGATGTGCGGACCCACCTGACCAGACGTCTCACTATCAACATTCCGGTCGTCAGCGCCGCGATGGACACAGTCACCGAGGCCAGGATGGCCATTGCGCTGGCCCGGGAGGGGGGAATCGGCATGATCCACCGGGCGCTCCCTCCGGATCGGCAGGCCCTTGAGGTGGACAAAGTCAAGAAGTCCGAGAGCGGAATGATCGTAGACCCGATCACGATCTCGCCGGACCAGAAGCTATCCGACGCCCTGGAACTGATGCAACACTATCGGATTTCAGGCGTCCCTGTTACGCAGAACGGCAAATTGGTCGGCATCCTGACCAATCGAGACATCCGCTTCGAGACGAAGCTTGACCTGAAGATTGCCCAGGTGATGACCAAAGATCGGCTTATCACGGCGCCGGTCGGCACCGGTCTGGAAGAGGCAAAGGAGATCCTGCACCGCAACCGGATCGAGAAGCTGCTGGTGGTGGATGATGCGTTCAATCTCCGCGGTCTCATCACCATTAAGGATATTGAGAAGACGATCAAGTATCCGAACGCCTGTAAGGATGAGCTGGGGCGGCTGCGCGTCGGCGCGGCCGTCGGCGTGAGCGAGGAGACGCCGGACCGGGTGGACGCGCTGGTCAAGGCCGGCGTCGACGTCCTGGTGGTAGATACCGCCCACGGCCACAGCAGCGGGGTCATAGAGACCGTTGCGATGATCAAGCGGCGGTATCCCGATGCCGAGGTAATTGCCGGCAATATTGCGACGGCCGAAGGGGCCGAGGAGCTGATCAGGGCGGGGGCCGACGGGCTGAAGGTCGGGATCGGCCCGGGATCTATCTGTACGACCCGCATGGTCGCCGGAGCGGGGGTCCCGCAGATTACGGCGATTGCGGACTGCGCGAAAATCGCCGATAGACATGGCGTCCCGATCATTGCCGACGGCGGCATCAAGTTTTCGGGCGACATGACCAAGGCGATTGCGGCCGGGGCACATGCCGTGATGCTTGGGAGTCTGCTGGCGGGGACCGAGGAAAGCCCGGGCGAGACGATCATCTTTCAGGGTCGGACCTACAAGGTTTACCGGGGTATGGGTTCGCTGGGCGCCATGCAGCGGGGTGGCAGGGATCGGTACGGTCAGGAGGCGGAAACAGAGGAACACAAGCTGGTTCCCGAGGGGATTGAAGGGCGCGTTCCCTATAAAGGGACTCTGGCCGGCAGCATGTATCAACTGGTTGGAGGGCTCAGATCCGGCATGGGCTATTGCGGCTGTTACACCGTCGAGGAACTTCGCCAGAAAGGCCGCTTTATTCGAATCACCTCCGCCGGGCTCCGCGAGAGCCACGTGCATGACGTCATTATCACCAAAGAAGCCCCGAACTACCGGCTGGATTAG
- the guaA gene encoding glutamine-hydrolyzing GMP synthase — protein MDKILILDFGSQYTQLIARRIRELGVYCEIRPFNLPLDDIKTFNPKGIILSGSPASVYQPDAPICRREVIEQDVPVLGICYGMGILGHFYGAITIRATSREYGRAHLTIDDTADLFSGVNSGLSVWMSHGDKLEAMPDTFRRLAHTTNAPFAAIRHRTQPLFAVQFHPEVAHTDSGKAILGNFLFRVCGCAQDWQMHSFAEMAVDQIRRQVGDRRVLCALSGGVDSSVVALLVHRAIGSKLTCVFVDNGLLRKGEAARVEQAMGEHLGVHMVSVDARERFLTRLKGVIDPEEKRKIIGAEFIAVFEEESRRLGRFDFLAQGTLYPDVIESVSVQGPSVTIKSHHNVGGLPEQFDFELLEPLRELFKDEVRELGRELGLPDAILWRQPFPGPGLAVRIIDEVTQARLDLLTEADAIVEAEVIRAKLDRELWQAFAVLLPIKTVGVMGDERTYEHVVAIRAVTSLDGMTADWARLPHDLLQAISSRIVSEVKGVNRVVYDISSKPPSTIEWE, from the coding sequence ATGGATAAAATCCTCATCCTCGATTTTGGTTCGCAGTACACGCAGTTGATCGCCCGCCGCATCCGTGAACTGGGCGTCTACTGCGAGATCCGTCCGTTCAACCTGCCGCTGGACGACATCAAGACTTTTAACCCCAAAGGAATCATTCTCTCCGGCAGTCCTGCCAGTGTCTACCAACCGGATGCTCCTATTTGCCGGCGCGAGGTGATCGAACAGGACGTGCCGGTCCTGGGGATCTGCTACGGAATGGGGATTCTCGGTCATTTTTATGGCGCCATCACGATACGAGCCACCTCCCGGGAATATGGGCGGGCACACCTCACGATCGACGACACCGCCGATCTCTTCTCCGGCGTGAACAGTGGACTCAGTGTCTGGATGAGCCACGGCGACAAGCTTGAGGCGATGCCCGACACGTTTCGTCGCCTCGCCCACACGACGAATGCGCCGTTCGCCGCGATCCGCCATCGAACGCAGCCGCTCTTTGCGGTCCAGTTTCACCCTGAAGTTGCCCATACTGACAGCGGGAAAGCGATCCTCGGGAACTTTCTGTTCAGGGTCTGCGGCTGCGCCCAGGATTGGCAGATGCATTCCTTCGCCGAGATGGCTGTCGATCAGATCCGACGCCAAGTGGGGGATCGCCGGGTCCTCTGTGCGCTGAGCGGGGGGGTCGATTCTTCGGTGGTCGCGCTGTTGGTTCACCGGGCGATCGGTTCAAAGCTCACTTGCGTGTTCGTCGATAACGGTCTGCTCCGAAAGGGGGAAGCTGCCCGGGTGGAGCAGGCCATGGGCGAGCACTTGGGTGTTCACATGGTTTCGGTCGATGCGAGGGAGCGATTCCTGACCCGGCTCAAAGGGGTGATCGATCCTGAGGAGAAGCGGAAGATCATCGGCGCAGAGTTCATCGCCGTCTTTGAGGAAGAGTCACGGCGGCTGGGGCGATTCGACTTTCTCGCCCAGGGGACCCTCTATCCGGATGTCATTGAGAGCGTGTCGGTCCAGGGACCGTCAGTCACCATTAAATCCCACCACAACGTGGGGGGCCTGCCGGAGCAGTTCGATTTTGAGTTGCTCGAACCGCTGCGGGAGCTGTTTAAAGACGAAGTTCGAGAGCTTGGCAGGGAACTTGGCCTGCCGGATGCCATTCTCTGGCGTCAACCGTTCCCGGGACCGGGACTGGCGGTCCGGATTATCGACGAGGTAACGCAGGCGCGACTGGACCTGCTGACAGAGGCCGATGCCATCGTCGAGGCGGAGGTCATTCGGGCGAAACTCGACCGCGAATTATGGCAGGCGTTTGCCGTCCTGTTGCCGATCAAAACAGTGGGGGTCATGGGTGACGAACGGACCTATGAGCATGTTGTCGCCATCCGGGCCGTCACCAGCCTCGACGGGATGACAGCCGACTGGGCGCGCCTGCCCCATGACCTGCTCCAGGCGATCAGCAGCCGGATCGTAAGCGAGGTCAAAGGCGTCAACCGCGTCGTCTACGACATCTCCTCCAAGCCTCCCAGCACCATTGAGTGGGAGTGA